CATTGGCCTCGAGGTGAGGACCTCGAGCGGCGCATCGGTTATTCGTCCGGGACGCCCTCGTCGAGCCACAGGTGCGACGCTTGAGCTACGCGTCCGGTGCCTTGGCATCGCCGGACACAGCGCCGGCTGGTGGCATGGCGGGCGGATCCGGGCGGCATTCGCCGAACGTCTTGTTCATTCCGGCGAGGTAGGACGGTAGTGGGTCGAGCTCGAACTCGGCGCGCAAGCGATCGACCGCTTTTTCGTCCTCCACCGGTTGCGGCAAGCGCTTGCCGGCGCGGCACATGGCCTGCGTCGCGAAGCGCTGCTTTCCCGTGATCTTGAGCATCACCCGATCGTAGAGGTAGGCATAGTTGCGCTTGCCGACCTCGCCGGTCGCAACCAAGGGCTCCATCAGCCGCAGCGCCTGAAGCTGGAACGCCGGATCGGCATCCGCATGCTGGACGAGCAGCCAGGCTTGTTGCGAAGCAGGCTCGCCCACTTCGGAAATTCTCGGCCAACCCTGTTCGGAGACGATGGCTTTCAGCCACTCCGTATTGTCGTGGTCACGCTTGCTCAAGGCGATCCCGATCCGTGCGACGACGATGGCCCGAGCATCGGGCGTCAACGCCGGGGCGTCCTTCATGACCCCATCGCCCCAGCCGGTCGCCGTGCGCAGCATCTGCTCGCCGAGCGGCCGCGCGAGCAGCGCGTCGGCGAGATCGGGGCGTCGTGGCCGCCCGATCCGCTCGGCCTCGGCAACCGCCATCAGATACGTGTCGGCCACCGGCTTCGCGGCGGCGAGGGCCTGCTGGAATTCGGCGAACGTGTTCGCCGCGAGCGGCTGGGGCAGGTGGGCGACGGCCGCGCAAAGCGGATCGCTGATCGCGTTCCGCTCGATCCTGGCACCGGCCACATTCAGTTCGGCGAGCTTCGCGCGCCGATCCGCTTCATCCTGTTCGTGGCAGGCCGTGAGCCAATTTCCGATCTCTCTCCATGCAGCCTTGTCGGCGGGCGTTGAGTCCGCGAAACGGCCGCGCATCCATCCGTAATCGCCGGGTTCGAAATCGCCTCCGCGAACATAGGGCGCGAGCGAGGTGGGCGGCGGCGGAGCCGCCGTCGCTGCCGCCGACAGACTCGCCAGCGCCACGGTTATGATCAAGAGCCTGCCCATCTCGTTAAACTCGCAAGATTGGCGTCAACGCGCAATGCGTCTGCGTGGACGATGCCGAGCTGGCGCGACCGCGTCGAGGAGAGAAGCACCTGCCTCCCTTGTGGAAGACAGATGTTCGTGTTACGTTCCTTCGTTGGGCTGGGCGGAGATGAGACCGTGCCTAGCGGGTTCTGAGCACGTCTTTGAAAATGTAAACGGGAACGGCCAAGCCGGGACAGTCGCTGTGCGCGCGGCTGTCCCGGATGGCCCTGCTGTGGAGACAGTTGTTCGGCGGTGAGCCGTCTTGCGACGCCGGTCTCTCGCACGCGCTGTGCGGCAGCGTGCTTCGCGGGCGCGACTGCGTCGCTTCACGGGCAATCGTGAAAAACGACCGTAATTTCGGTCAATACGGTCGCGCAAAAGCGGGATTGACGCCGTCACACGCGCGGCTGCCATGCTGATGAGGATTGGCGTGAGAAGAAGGTGGTGGACGCACTAGGGCTCGAACCTAGGACCCGCTGATTAAGAGTCAGCTGCTCTACCAACTGAGCTATGCGTCCGATGCCTTCGGGCCGGGCCGGAGCCTTCGCCTGGGGTCTTCGAAGAAGGTGGTGGACGCACTAGGGCTCGAACCTAGGACCCGCTGATTAAGAGTCAGCTGCTCTACCAACTGAGCTATGCGTCCAATGCCTTGCGGCTGGAGGGCCCTCTACGGTCGCTCCGGAACGATTGCAACCACGCATTTGCCCTTATCCACATTCTCGGAATGAAAGGGTGGCGTTCAAGGACCGTACTTCGTCCAGCGTCCGATTGGAGCGTCCTTGCCGTGCAGAACCGCATCGAGCTCCAGGCGGAGTGCTGGGGCGAGCGTGCGCAGGTTGATGAGGCCGTCCTTCCCATCGAACCCGGCCCGTGCCTGGCCGTCGACCGCCTCGTAGCCGAGGCGCGACGATCCCGAGAGCTGAAATCCGTGGCTCGCTTGCGCGCAGACGGGCCCTGCGATGGCGCCGAGCGCCATCCCGAACAGCCATTATCGCATCAGCCGTGCCTGGCAGCAGGCACGTTCCGAACGCGGCCCGAGGCGGCGCTCATGCCCGCACCTCGCGGGGCGCATGCGAGGTCCAGTCGTGGGTCTCGCCCCTGGCGTCGCGGCACCAGCGGTAGAGCGCGTCGTAGAGGAGCATGCCGGCGTCGAGCTGCTCCAGATCGTCCGCATACATGCGCGACAGGCCAAGCGACATCGCGAGCAGGCCGGCCGCCTCCGGTACCAGATCGGGCCGCCCGGTATCGGCTCCCCGCACGATCGCCGCGAGATGGTCGATCGCCGCAAAGTCGCCAAGCCCGAACATCTCGATCATAAGGTCGAACGTGCAGCGCTCCCCGCGATGGCTCCAGAAGACGTCTTCGTGGGCGACGTCGAACGCCGCCGCATTGCGGTCGCGGGCAACGGCGAGAACGTCGGCGGCAGGCACGAACAGAAAGCGTGCGCGCGGATCGACGAAGCGGCGGATCAGCCACGGGCAGGCGATCCGGTCGACCTTGGGCCGGGCGCGC
The nucleotide sequence above comes from Sphingosinicella sp. BN140058. Encoded proteins:
- a CDS encoding DUF6624 domain-containing protein; this translates as MGRLLIITVALASLSAAATAAPPPPTSLAPYVRGGDFEPGDYGWMRGRFADSTPADKAAWREIGNWLTACHEQDEADRRAKLAELNVAGARIERNAISDPLCAAVAHLPQPLAANTFAEFQQALAAAKPVADTYLMAVAEAERIGRPRRPDLADALLARPLGEQMLRTATGWGDGVMKDAPALTPDARAIVVARIGIALSKRDHDNTEWLKAIVSEQGWPRISEVGEPASQQAWLLVQHADADPAFQLQALRLMEPLVATGEVGKRNYAYLYDRVMLKITGKQRFATQAMCRAGKRLPQPVEDEKAVDRLRAEFELDPLPSYLAGMNKTFGECRPDPPAMPPAGAVSGDAKAPDA
- a CDS encoding sulfurtransferase/chromate resistance protein, whose amino-acid sequence is MPALNSIAPEKLARLVGTPAAPAIIDVRPGEKTHRVPSAIRFSAEEVEHWSPTLDATSAVVVDEDGRTSAHGIAAWLRSEGIPAEALDGGFEAWQAAGLPRIDIDKLPARDSQGRTLWVTRARPKVDRIACPWLIRRFVDPRARFLFVPAADVLAVARDRNAAAFDVAHEDVFWSHRGERCTFDLMIEMFGLGDFAAIDHLAAIVRGADTGRPDLVPEAAGLLAMSLGLSRMYADDLEQLDAGMLLYDALYRWCRDARGETHDWTSHAPREVRA